TTTTCATGTATATCCATCGATTACACCTCACATAGATAAACCACGCTTCCATAAAGATAATTTAACAGAATATTTATCTTTTATAACATTATCTGTAAGAATAGCAAATTCCATTAACCTAGCAACTTCAACTTTTTTAGAATCGTCCCATCTATATTTCTTAATTAATTTAACTGATTCATTTACAATTTTATCAACATCACATGTTTTTAAAGTATTAATAACCGGTTCATACATTTTCTTAATATATGGATAATCCTCCATTAATTCATTAAGGTAATCAACCGCCTCATTAATATTTTTGTTTTCAGACAAATCTGACAATAATGACCATAAACACACATAACCTTCATATTTTCCATTTAAGTTAGGATTATATGCAATTGCTTCCTCTAAAAGGTCGCATGCAAGTGAATAACTAGGGTTATTTTGACTGTATACATTAAACGCCTCTTTTTTTAATTTTTCATCAGGCATTTCATCTTTCCATAATCTAAGGCGATAAGTATATTTTTCACGAACATCAATATTGTTAATAATTGCTTTTTCAAGAATTTCAATAGCTTCCTCAAGTTTATTTTCCTGTTTAGCTAATTTGAAAGCTTTTGACAACATGTCTTCCATACTTTCGCTGAATTCTGGATCATTAATGTTTCCTTCATCATCCTCATCAATCGAACCTGAAGAAGATATTTCAGAAGTATAAATCATAGTTGTTTCATCTACTCCCAAATCATCCTCCATAAAGTCATTGATAACTTTTAAAAGTTCTCCTGAATTACTATATCTTTCCCTTGGATTAACTGCCAAGCATTTCATTACGATTTCATTTAATTTTGGAAATATTTCTGAATTATACATACTAGGAGGTTTTAATTGCCTTTCCCACGGTTTTCCAAAAAACATGTCCCCCATATCAAAATGTAAGATGTCATAAGGGAATTTATTTGTTAATAACTGATAAAATATAACTCCCAATGCATAAATATCGCTCATTGCAGAATAACTCTTTTTAAAACATTCAGGAGCCATGTAAAGTGGCGTTCCTGCAACAGATAATTTATCAAATGATTTATCACTATCTTTTGCATTTGCTAAACCAAAATCAGTAATCTTAATAAGTGGCTTACCATCTTCTATTTTCATTAAAAGATTTTGAGGTTTGATATCCCTGTGAATAATTTTAGGATTGTTATTATGCAAAACATCCAATCCCATGGCAATTTGTTTCATTATGTCTAAAACCTCAATTATAGGCATTATTTTATCCTGATTTTCAAAAGATTTCCAATATTCCCATAAATCACCACCTACAACATATTCCATAACAAAATAGGCATAATTTTTATCACGCCTATCCTTTAAGCCGAAATTAAAAAGTCCATTTTTATCCTGTCCCGAAACTGATATAATCCCTGCATCATGCATACTAATAACATTTTTATGCCTAATCAAGGTAGCAATTCTTGCTTCTTTAAAAATATTATCAATATTTTTAGCAGGCAAAGGTTCCTTGTTAATTTTCATTGCACGGCGATCATTTAAGTAAATATGTTTTGCAAGATAAACATCTGCAAAACCTCCAGCGCCCAAAAATTTTTCAATTTCATACTGGCCTCTAAAAAATTCCTCAACCATTTGTTTTACTTCATCATGATTCATAATAACACCCTTAGTTAACCTTAAATTTTAAATCATTACGTACTGCTGAAATAACAATTGTATTTCCCTCTTTAACTTCTCTATTGACAATCATGTCAGAAATTGGATATTCTACAAGCTTTTCTACAGTTCTTTTAAGATATCTAGCTCCAAAGTTTGCATTATACCCTTTACTTACAAGATATTTATAAACTGAACCCTTGATTGTAAGTCCAATAGCTTTTTCAGACAAAAGGCGATTTGCAAATTCATCAACATACAATTTTACTAAAGATTCGTGGTCAGATTTCGTTAATGAATTAAAAATTATGACATCGTCAATTCTATTTACTAATTCTGGTCTCATTACTTGTGCTAAATTATCCAATATATTTAATGTATTCATATCTTCCTGAGTCCCTCCAAATGCAACATTATAATCTTGTCTTGTTTCAAGTTGAATGTTTGAAGTCATTATAAAAATACAATTTTTAGCATTTATGGTATTCCCTTTTCCATCGGTTAGACGTCCTTCATCAAATGCCTGCAGAAACACGTCGAATATTTTAGGATGTGATTTTTCAATTTCATCTAATAACACGATTGAATAAGGATTATTCTTAATTGCATTAGTCAAAAATCCTCCTTCATCATTGCCTTTATAACCTGGAGGAGCACCTATTAATTTTGAAATTGAATGTTCTTCTTTATATTCTGACATGTCC
This portion of the Methanobrevibacter sp. V74 genome encodes:
- a CDS encoding serine/threonine-protein kinase translates to MNHDEVKQMVEEFFRGQYEIEKFLGAGGFADVYLAKHIYLNDRRAMKINKEPLPAKNIDNIFKEARIATLIRHKNVISMHDAGIISVSGQDKNGLFNFGLKDRRDKNYAYFVMEYVVGGDLWEYWKSFENQDKIMPIIEVLDIMKQIAMGLDVLHNNNPKIIHRDIKPQNLLMKIEDGKPLIKITDFGLANAKDSDKSFDKLSVAGTPLYMAPECFKKSYSAMSDIYALGVIFYQLLTNKFPYDILHFDMGDMFFGKPWERQLKPPSMYNSEIFPKLNEIVMKCLAVNPRERYSNSGELLKVINDFMEDDLGVDETTMIYTSEISSSGSIDEDDEGNINDPEFSESMEDMLSKAFKLAKQENKLEEAIEILEKAIINNIDVREKYTYRLRLWKDEMPDEKLKKEAFNVYSQNNPSYSLACDLLEEAIAYNPNLNGKYEGYVCLWSLLSDLSENKNINEAVDYLNELMEDYPYIKKMYEPVINTLKTCDVDKIVNESVKLIKKYRWDDSKKVEVARLMEFAILTDNVIKDKYSVKLSLWKRGLSM